The following nucleotide sequence is from Pseudarthrobacter psychrotolerans.
GAGGATGCGTTGGTGGGCATCCAAGGCGACCGGCTGATCCTGATCCTTGGCGGCGTCCAGGACCGCGAGACGGCCTACCTGAAACTCAGCGAAATGTTCGCCCCAGGCCCGGTGGTCTACGGCCCGGAAGCCGGTTCCCTGCTGGAGGCCAGCGGATCAGCACAGTCGGCGTTTGCCGGCCTGACCGCTGCGAGGGCCTGGCCCGCCGCTCCCCGGCCCGTGGCCGCCGATGACCTGTTGCCGGAACGCGTCATCTCCGGTGACGAAGCGGCGCGCCGTTCCCTGGTGAAGAACATTTACCGTCCGCTTGTCGCTGCCTCCAACGGGCTGGTGGAGACCCTGGGCACCTACCTGGAGCTGGGCCATTCCCTTGAGGCGACGGCCCGCGAATTGTTTGTCCACGCCAACACCGTCAGGTACCGGCTCAAGCGCGTCTGCGACGTCACGGGCTGGGATCCGCTCCTCCCCGGGAGGCATTTGTGCTGCAGGCGGCGCTGGTCGTCGGACGGCTTTCGGCACCGCCAAAAGCCCCGGCCGAACGTCATCCGGCGCGGAATCAGCCCTGAGTCGTTGTAGACTTCCTACAATCTGACCCCTTGAGCTTGGTGCAGAAATACACCGCTGGATGACCCCGAAATTTGGAAAGCTGGATACGTGCTTGCAATAGTCTGCCCTGGACAGGGCTCACAGACCCCGGGTTTCCTCACCCCCTGGCTGGAACTGCCTTCGGTAGCAGGCCATCTGGCCGCCCTCAGCGAGATCGCAGGCATCGACCTGACAGCCCATGGCACCACCTCGGATGAGGAGACCATCAAGGACACTGCCGTTGCGCAGCCCCTGATTGTTGCCGCCGGGCTGGTTGCCGCAAAGTCCCTGTTCGACGTCGAACTCGCCACCCTGCCCGTGATCCTTGCCGGACACTCCGTAGGCGAGATCACCGCGTCTGCCCTCGCCGGCGTGCTGACCGAGCAGGAAGCCATGACGTTCGTCCGTGAACGCGCCAACAGCATGGCCGCCGCTGCTGCCGTGACACCCACCGGCATGAGCGCCGTGGTGGGCGGAGACCCGGCTGAGGTCCTGGCCGCCATCGAGGCTTCCGGCGCGACGCCGGCCAATGTCAACGGCGCGGGCCAGACCGTGGCGGCCGGAACCTTCGAACAGCTCAAGGCCCTGGCGGACAACCCGCCGGCCAAGGCGCGCGTCATCCCGCTGAAGGTGGCCGGAGCGTTCCACACCTCGCACATGTCCCCCGCTGTGAGCGCCCTCGAGGCGCTGAAGCCAGGCCTTAGGCCGCAGAAGCCGCAGGTGCCGCTGCTCTCCAACTTTGACGGCCGGGAAGTGACCGACGGCGACGCCGCCGTCGAGAGCCTCATCGCGCAGGTCTCCCGGCCGGTCCGCTGGGATCTCTGCATGGAAACTCTTGTGCAGCGTGGCGTCACCGGTGTCATTGAGCTGGCCCCGGCCGGAACCCTGGCCGGGCTCGCCAAGCGCGGCATGCCCGGCGTCAAGACCGTTGCAGTCAAAACCCCGGACGACCTCACGGCCGCACTGGCACTTTTCGCAGAATTGGAGGGAAATGCATGAGCGTTCCCACGCTGAAACAGGTTCCCGTAAACGAATACAGCCGCATCCTCGGCCTCGGGGCATTCCGGCCTGACGTTATCGTCACCAACGACGACGTCTGCCAATGGATTGATTCCTCGGACGAATGGATCCGCCAGCGGACCGGCATCGTGACCCGTCACCGGGCCGCCGCCGACGTCAGCGTCATCGACATGGCAGAGGGCGCCGCCCGGGAGGCCCTGCAGAAAGCAGGCATCGCAGCCTCCCAACTGGGCGCCGTCATCGTTTCCACCGTCACCCACCCGTACGCCACGCCGTCGGCCGCTGCCGCCCTGGCTGACCGGATCGGCGCGACGCCAGCGCCAGCCTTCGACATTTCGGCCGCCTGCGCCGGGTACTGCTACGGCATCGCCCAGGCAGATGCCTTGGTCCGTGCCGGTACCGCCACCTACGTGCTGGTGGTTGGCGCGGAAAAGCTTTCCGACGTTATCGATAACCGGGAACGCACCATTTCCTTCCTGTTGGGCGACGGTGCGGGCGCTGTTGTCATAGGCCCTTCGGACACCCCCGGCATCGGACCGTCGGTGTGGGGTTCGGACGGCAGCAAGTGGGACGCAATCGGCATGACGCGTTCCATCCTGGATGTACGCGACCTCAGCATGGCGGCCCGCCAGTCCGACGAATCGGGCGACTTTGCCCTGCTCGAAGAGGCGCAGGAGCTCTACCCCACCCTGCGCCAGGACGGCCAGACGGTCTTCCGCTGGGCGGTCTGGGAAATGGCGAAGATGGCACAGCAGGCCATGGACGTCGCAGGCGTCCAGGCTGAAGACCTTGTCGCGTTTATTCCCCACCAGGCCAACATGCGGATCATCGACGAAATGGTCAAGAAACTCAAGCTTCCCGAATCCGTTACCGTGGCCCGGGACATCGCCGACGCCGGGAACACCTCGGCAGCCTCCATCCCCTTGGCCACCCACCGCCTGCTCCAGGAAAACCCTGGGCTCAGCGGCGGCCTCGCACTCCAGATCGGCTTCGGCGCCGGGCTGGTCTTCGGCGCCCAGGTAATCGTCCTTCCTTAGGAACGCCCCACACAGGCCGCATCCGCGGACTGCACCGTTTCCGGCACCCCCTGCCGGCAATAACAAGAAAAGGAGCCATCAATGGCTAGCAACGAAGAGATCCTGGCCGGCTTGGCTGAAATCGTCAACGAAGAAACCGGCCTTGCCCCCGAGGCTGTGGAACTGGACAAGTCCTTCACCGAGGACCTGGACATCGACTCCATCTCCATGATGACCATCGTGGTCAACGCCGAAGAGAAGTTCGGCGTGCGTATCCCGGACGAAGAGGTCAAGAACCTCAAGACCGTGGGCGACGCCGTCAGCTTCATCGCCGGCGCACAGGCCTAGCCAAGGCTTCAGCCCCTTACGGCTGACTGGGCTGCCGGTCCGTGCTCAGGCCGGACCGGCAGCCCACCTTATTTATTCGGCAGCCAGCTGCCCCACGCGCGGGACCCCGCCGGAATTTACCGGATACGGCCTGCCCACCGACAGAGAGTGATCCAATGACACGCAAAGTAGTCATTACCGGTCTGGGTGCCACCACGCCCATCGGCGGCGACGTACCTACCATGTGGAACAACGCGCTGAAGGGGGTCTCCGGTGCCCGCACGCTGGAGGACGAATGGGTTGCCAAATACGAGCTGCCGGTCCACTTTGCCGCCCGCTGTTCCACCCCGGCTCTGGAGGTCCTGGGCCGTGTCGAAGCCAAGCGGATGGACCCGTCCACTCAGTTCGGCGTTATCGCTTCCCGTGAAGCCTGGGCCGATTCGGGCATCACGGAAATTGACCACGACCGCCTAGCGGTCGCCTTCGCCACCGGCATCGGTGGCGTCTGGACACTGCTGGATGCGTGGGACACGCTGAAGGAAAAAGGTCCTCGCCGCGTCCTCCCCATGACCGTTCCCATGCTGATGCCCAACGGCGTCGCAGCAGCCGTCAGCCTTGACCTGGGCGCCCGTGCCGGCGCCCACACCCCTGTTTCTGCCTGCGCGTCCGGCACCGAAGCCCTTCACCTCGGCCTGGAGCTGATCCGCTCCGGCAAGGCCGACGTGGTGATGTGCGGCGGCGCGGAAGCTGCCATCCACCCCATGCCGCTGGCCGCGTTCGCCTCCATGCAGGCGCTCTCCCGCCGCAACGACGACCCCCAGGGAGCCTCCCGCCCCTACGACCTGGGCCGCGACGGCTTTGTGATGGGCGAAGGCGCCGGTGCCCTGGTCCTTGAGGCCGAGGAGCACGCCCTCGCCCGCGGCGCCCGTATCTACGGTGAGCTGGCAGGCACGTCCGTGACCGCGGACGCGTATCACATCACCGCCCCGGACCCGCAGGGCCTGGGCGCCACTCGCGCGCTGAAGGCAGCCATGTTCGATGGCCGGATCCAGGCCGAGGACGTTGTCCACGTCAACGCACACGCCACCTCAACTCCCGTCGGTGACAAGCCCGAGTACACGGCGCTCCGCGCATCGCTGGGGAACCACCTCGACAACGTAGCGGTATCCGCCACCAAGTCCCAGATGGGCCACCTCCTGGGCGCGTCCGGCGCCGTGGAGGCGGTACTCACTGTGCTGGCCGTTTACCACCGCAAGGCCCCGGTCACGATCAACCTCGAGAACCAGGACCCCGAGATCCCGCTCGACGTCGTCACCTCGGCCAGGGATCTGCCGGCAGGCGACATCGTGGCACTGAGCAACTCGTTCGGCTTCGGCGGCCACAACGCTGTGATCGCGGTCCGCAGCATCTAGCAGCCGCGCGGAACCAGCAACTACCGCAGACAAACGGAGAGGCCCCGCCGTACGGCGGGGCCTCTCCGTTTGCTATGGAGCGCGCTTTCCAATCCTGCACGGCTTTTGCCAGGACAGACGTCCTGAAGTATGTAGGCGTGACGTCCGACGGCGATCAGCCCACCTGGTGCAGCCAGCGGACCGGTGCGCCCTCGGCTGCGTGGCGGAACGGCTCCAGTTCTTCGTCCCAGGCCTCACCCAGGGCCAGCGAGAGCTCGTGGTACACGGCGGAAGGATCGCCGGCGCCAGATTCGTAGGCGTACCGGATGCGGTCCTCTGAGACCATGATGTTTCCGTGGACATCCGTGGTGGCGTGGAATATTCCGAGTTCGGGCGTGTGCGACCAGCGGCCGCCATCAACGCCCTGGCTCGGCTCTTCGGTGACCTCGTAGCGAAGATGGGCCCAGCCGCGCAGTGAGGAAGCCAGCAGCGATCCGGTGCCCGGGGTTCCCGTCCAGGAAAGCTCGGCGCGGAACATTCCGGGCGCGGCAGGCTGAGGGGTCCACTCAAGATCCGTCCGCTTGTCCACGACGGATCCAATGGCCCACTCAACGTGCGGGCACAGTGCTGTAGGGGCTGAGTGAACAAACAGCACACCGCGGGTCATTGCAACAGACATTCCATCCTCCATAGCTGTAGGTACGTCTTCCCCAACGACCTCTGCCTGGATGAAACTGCCCGGTGCTGTAAGGTCCAGCGGCGGTGTTCCCTGCCTGATTATTAAGCTGTGTCCGGACTTGAGGTGACGCGCGAAGCGAAAGAGCTTCAAGCGAAACTTGAAAGTTGCCGGACGTGACTCTTATTGTGCCGTACGCCGCGTAATTACGCTAGTGCGATTCGCCACACGTGACATGGGGCTGGATTTGCCGGTCCCGGCGGGAATCCGCCGGATCTCAGGCCCGGGGATGTGCCTGCTGGTAGCTGCTCCGGAGCCGCTCAACGGACACATGTGTGTAGATCTGCGTGGTGGCGAGGCTGCTGTGGCCCAGGATTTCCTGGACCGCACGAAGATCCGCGCCGCCATCGAGCAGGTGCGTTGCCGCGGAATGCCTCAGCGCGTGCGGGCCGGTTGCTGACGTGTCTCCCAGGGCTTCGAAGAGAGCATTCACCACGGTCCTGACCTGGCGCTGGTCAACACGGTTTCCTCTGGCACCCAGGAATAGTGCCGGTCCGCTGTGCCCCGTAACCAGGAGTGGCCTGCCCCTGCGGAGCCAATCGTCGACGGCGAGTGCAGCCGGGACGCCGTAGGGCACCGTCCGCTCCTTGTTGCCCTTCCCGACCACCCGCAGCGTCCGTCGGTCCGGGTTCAGATCGTCTACATCCAATGCAGCCAACTCCCCCACCCGCAGGCCGGTGGCGTACAGGAGCTCAACCATGGCCCGGTCGCGGACCTTAACCGGTGACCCGTCAGCCGCGGCTTCCTCCAGGCTGTTCAGCAGCCTCAGGAGCTGTTGGGACTGCAGCACCCCGGGCAGGGACTTTTCAGCTTTGGGAGCCCTGAGACGAAGTGCAGGGTCGTTCTCGATGAGTTCCTCCCGCACGGCCCACGTGGTGAAGGATCGTGATGTAGCCGATCTCCGTGCAAGGGTGGCCCGGGACATCCCAGCCTGGCTTTGCGCCCCCAGCCAGCGCCGGAGTGTGCCCAGCTCCAGGCCTGGCAGATCCGTAATGCCCTCGGCGGCGGCGTATTCCAGGAGGCTTCGAAGATCGGACAGGTATGCCCGAAGCGTGTGCCCGGACCGGGCCCGCTCGGCTGTCAGGTATCTCCCGAAGCCGGCAAGGGCCTGCTCAAACGCCCGGGGCAGTTCCTGATTCTCCACTGTTCCACTGTCCCAGAATTCCACGCGGAATCCCGTGCCGGACACAGGCAACTACGCTGATTCCTTGGCCCGTTTCCAGCCGCCCCTTTCTGAAGCTGCGAGTCCCAGCAGGCCTAGCCTGCCCAATCCGGCCCGCACCGATTCCGCGCTGAGGCCTGCAACTGCGCAGAGCTTTTCCACGGACGTGGTGGACCGCAGCGGCAGGGCATCAAGAAGGATCAGGTCCTCCAAGGTCAGTCCGTCATGGTCGGCCGCAGGCGCGGTTCTGGGCTCCGCCAGCCCCACACCGCTTGGCGAGGCCAGCTCGGCGATCTCCGCGGCGTCAGTCACGCAGACAGCGCCGCCATCCCGGAGCAGCCGGTGGCAGCCGGCTGAGTTGGCACTGTGCACGGACCCCGGAACGGCTCCGACCGCCCGGCCAAGCGCCTCCGCGTGGTGGGCCGTATTCAGCGCACCGGATCGCCAACGGGCTTCCACCACCACCGTCACGGCGGCCAAGGCCGCGATAAGTCTGTTCCTCTGGAGAAAGCGGTAGCGGGTGGGCGCCGAACCCGGCGGCACCTCGGCGAGTACCGCTCCCTGGTTGCAGACCGCCCGCAGGAGATCCTCGTTGCCGGACGGGTAGAACCGGTCCACACCACCTGCCATCACCGCGATGGTAGGCACGGCCGCTGATCCCCCGCCAGGGCTGCCCGGTGCGCGTGGGCGTCGATGCCGTATGCGCCCCCGGAAACCACAGTGAAGCCCCGCTGGGCCAGCGAGTAGGCAAGATCGCCGGTCACGGAGGCGCCGTAGCTGGTGCTGTCGCGGGACCCCACCATCGCCACGCTGCGGGCCGGACCGGGAAGCTCCTGTTCCAAGCCCCGCCACCACAGACAGATGGGCTCCTGCATACCAAGGTCACCGAGCTGGGCGGGCCAGAGATCATCCGACGGGATAATCAGCCGGCCGCCAAGGCGTGCCATGGTGGCCAGGTCACGCTCGGGCGCCAGATCGGGAATGCGGGGAGCCCAGCGCTTGAGGGAGGCAGCCATCCCGGCCCAGCTGGTACCGGCGCCGCTGTCCGCCAGCAGTCCGGTGAGCTCCCGCTCCAGCGCCGGCCCCGGGGCCGCCTGGCCGGTGGCGATCTTCAAGGCGTCGAGTGCGCCGGCGGCCTGTACGAGGGCCAGTCCGGCAGCATCCTGCGGTTCCATGAGCCGCGACAGGGCGGCCCGGGCGATCCGTTCGTTGTCCATGTGGATTCTTCCTTCACGCAGCTGCCGAAGCAGCTTGCCGGAGGCCAAGGGCCTGACCGATGTCGTTGGTGTCGGGCCTGTCGCGGTGCGACAGGTCCGCCAGGGTCCAGGCCAGCCGCAGGACCCTGTCATAGCCCCTGGCTGTCAGCACGCCACGCTCCAGTGAGTGGTCCAGGATCCGGGTGTCGCCGGCCGGCAAATGCAGGGCACCGCGCAGAATCCGTCCTGGCACCTGCGAGTTCGTTTCCATCCCCAGCGGTTGCAGCCGTTCAGCCTGCCTTCGGCGTGCGTCAAAGACCCGCCGGGCCACGGCGGCAGTGTCCTCTTCGGCGCCCGCCTGGCCGAAGTCGGCCAGCGACACGCGTTCCACCTGCAGCTGGATATCAACCCGGTCCAGCAGCGGACCGGACATCCTGGCCACGTAGCGGCGCCGCATCATGGGCGTGCACGTGCAGTCCAGGCCCTTTCCCGAAGCCTTTCCACAGGGACAGGGGTTGGCGGCAAGAACCAGCTGGAACCGGGCCGGATAGGCCGCCGTTCCTGCCGAACGGTGAATGACCAGCTCGCCGCTCTCCAGGGGCTGGCGAAGGGCGTCCAGGACCCGCCGTTCGTATTCCGGAGCCTCGTCCAGGAACAGGACTCCGCGATGGGCCCGCGACGCCGCCCCGGGCGGGGCAACCCGGAGCCCCCGCCGATAATGGCGGCGGCTGTGGCCGAATGATGCGGATTTTCGAACGGCGGCCGCCGAACGAGCTGAACGGCGGAGGAAGGAAGGCCGCAGAGCGAGTGGATGGCGGTGACTTCCATGGCCTCATTGTCGGCAAGGTCCGGCAGGAGACCGGGCAGTCTTTCTGCCAGCATGGTCTTGCCTGCCCCAGGTGGTCCGGTCAGGAGCAGATGGTGGGCTCCGGCAGCTGCGACCTCGAGTGCACGCCTGGCTTCGCCCTGGCCGGAGACGTCGGCCATGTCAGGAACGGTCTGCACTCCCGGTTCGGAATCCCCGTGACCGGTTTCATCCTCCGGTTCGAAATCCAGGGCGAGCTCCTGCGGGTCGGCACCGAAATCGAGCGCAAGCCGCGCCAGCGTGCGGTACCCGCGGACGTTGGCTCCGGGGACCAGCGAGGCTTCGCCGAGGTTGGCGTGCGCGACCACGACATCCGGATATCCGGCCTGCACCGCCGCCATCACCGACGGCAGGATGCCGCGTACCGGCCGCAGCCGGCCATCCAACCCGAGTTCGGCGATGAAGACGGTCCGGCCGGTGGCCTTGATGTCATTTGCGGCCCGCAGGACCGCCATGGTCACGGCAAGGTCGAAGCCGGAACCGCGTTTGGGCAGCGACGCCGGGATGAGGTTGGCCGTAATCTTCCGCCGGCTCAGCGGAATTCCGGAATTCTTGGCCGCGGAACGTATCCGCTCCTTGGCCTCGTTGAGGGCGGCATCCGGCAGGCCCAGGATCACGAAAGCCGGCAGCGTCTGGCCAATATCAGCCTCCACCTCCACGATGTACCCGTTCAAACCCACCAGCGCCACGGAGTAGGCCCGGCCCAGCGCCATCTACCCCACCCCTTGAGGTGTTCCACCAAGGGGTCGCCGCCGCCGTCGTCCACCACGGCAATGACGTCCACGCGCCGTAGCGGCATCCGCAGCTCCCGGTCCCGGCACCACGCCGAACCGAGCCGGTGCAGGCGGGCGAGCTTGTCCGGACCCACGGCTTCGAACGGGTGCCCGTAGTCCAGGGAGCGGCGGGTTTTCACCTCTGCGATGACCAGCGCGTCCCCGTCCAGGGCCACAATGTCTATTTCACCTTCGGTGCAGCGCCAGTTGCGTTCCACCACCAGCATGCCGAGCGATTCAAGATAGCCGGCGGCGAGCTCCTCGCCACGCCGGCCCAACAGGTCTTTGGATTTCATTTCTACCTCCGCAACCAGCCTGCAGTGGCAGGACAGCGTAGGACAGGCGGCTATTCGCGTATGTGAGTAACCCGGGAAAATCGCCCTGTTACAGCGAAGCTGTTGAGGAGAAGTGGGCCAGCGTCAGTTGCCGAGGTCAACGTCCTTCGGCAGGGCGAGTTCCTCGTTGCGGGGCAGTTCTTCGACGTTGACATCCTTGAACGTGAGGACCCGGACTGTCTTGACGAACCGTGCCGAACGGTACACGTCCCACACCCAGGCATCCTGCAGCGTCAGATCGAAGTAGACCTCGCCGTCGGCGCTTCGGGACTGCAGGTCAACATGGTTGGCAAGGTAAAAGCGTCGTTCGGTCTCGACAACGTAACTGAAGAGCCCGACAACATCGCGGTATTCACGGTAGAGCTGCAGCTCCATGTCGGTTTCATAGTTTTCAAGATCCTCTGCACTCATGCTTCCATCTTGCACCATCCAGGGCGCCGCAGTCGCAGCGTCCGCGCCGCGTGAGCCGCACACCAGTGCGGCAGCGAATCAGAGTTCGCCGCCCAGGAGGTTCCAGCTCACCCGGTGGTATGGTGTGGCTCCTGCGGCGCGGAGCGCGTCCCGGTGATTTGCCGTGGCGTAGCCCTTGTTGATGTCCCAGCCAAAATCGGGGTATTCGCTGTGCAGGCCGCGCATCTGCTGGTCTCGTTCCACCTTTGCAATCACGCTGGCCGCGGCCACGCTCAGGCACTGCATATCCGCCTTGATCTTGGTGTGGACGGGGGCAAGGCACGCGAAATCCGTGGGTGGCGCGTCAAACAGGGAAGGCTGCCCGGCGGGCGAGAGCCAGTTGTGGCTGCCATCGAGCAGCACCACATCAGGGCTGACGCCGGCCGCAAGGATGTCCTGCCACGCGCGCGTACCGGCGAGCCGCAGGGCAGCAATGATGCCCAGCTCGTCGATTTCCCGCGCGGAGGCGTGCCCGACTGCCGACGCAACGCTCCATCGTCGGACCAACGGTTCCAGTCGTTCCCGTTCGGCAGGGCTGAGGAGCTTGCTGTCCCGCACACCGGCCAAGGGCTTCTGGCTGTGGAGGTCAACGACGGCGATCCCGACGCTCACGGGCCCTGCCAGCGCTCCCCGGCCTACTTCGTCCACGCCGGCCAGGTAGCGGGCACCTTGCGCTTTGAAGGTCCGCTCATGCCGCAGCGTCGGCGCTTTGGAGCGGACCCCTGGCCTCTGGCGGGCTGGAGCGTTGGCCTTGGCGGCCGTCGTGGCCGGAATCACTGCGGACACTGCTAGCCTCCCGCAGGCACATTCCGGAAGACGGCCGGATAGTTGTCAAGGACACTGATCCGGTTCAGCGGCCACGCGATGACGGCGGCTTTGCCCTCGACGTCCACGAGGTCGACGAATCCGCCGTTGGACTCCAGGTGCGAGCGGGAATCCGCGGAGTGGTTGCGGTTATCGCCCATGACCCAGATCTTTCCTTCCGGAACAACAACGTCAAAGGCACGGATCTGCGGTTCCTCAGCCCCGTTGACATATGTTTCATCAATAGGGGATCCGTTGATGGTCAGTTTACCGCCATCGTCGCAGCAGATCACCGCGTCACCGGGAAGGCCGATGACGCGTTTGACGAGGTGCTGCTCGGAGTTGTCCGGCAGGAGCCCGACAAATGTCAGGCCGTCCTGAACCCATGTGAACGGTCCAGTCGGTTCATCCGGCGCGGTGCTCAGCCAGCCCTTCGTGTCACGGAAGACCACAACGTCCCCGCGTGAGAGGGAAAACGGCTCCGGAACCAGCAGGTTCACAAAGATGCGGTCGTTGACATCAAGGGTGCTGACCATGGACTCGGATGGAATATAGAACGCGCGGAACAGGAAGGTCTTGATCAGGAAGGACAGGACCACGGCGATCACCACCACCGTGGCAACCTCCTTCAGCCAGATAAAGACCGGGCTGGGTGCGGCCGGCCCGGTACCCGGCGCCGCGGATCGCCTTCCGGACTGTGGCGCCGAAGGGCTGCCATCGGCACCGCTGTCCGCGGCGTCAAAGGCCCCGGCCCGGGGAATCACGCCGTCGGCGATCACGCTGGAGGCCCCTTCGGCGGAAATTGTATTGGCGGACGCACCGTCGACGTCGGCACCGGGGCGCCTTCGCGAGGCGGCTCGGGTGTCCGGGCATTGTTTTCGGGCATTTACTGTCCGTCCTCTGTTGTTGATCCTGCCGCTGGCGGCCGTGGTACTGCAGCAAATCTATCAAGTGGCCAGACAATCTGGACCGGTCTGCCGATGACCCGGTCTTTTGGCACCATGCCACCGCCGGGCGCGCCCAGCAGGCTGCGCGAATCAGCAGACGCCGAGCGGTGGTCACCGAGCAGCCAAAGCCTCCCCTCGGGCACCACGGCGCTGAAGACCTGCGTGCTAGGGCGGTCCCCGTCGAACAGGTAAGGCTCATCGAGCGCCTCGCTGTTCACGGTGATCTCTCCCTGCGTATCACAGCAGACCACGGTATCGCCCGGAAGCCCGATGACACGCTTGACGTACGTGGTGTCACTACCGGCCAGGCCAAGCCACTGCCCGGCCGTGGCAACGGAATCCAGAAGGGGGCCCTTCCCGCTGTTCAGTGGAGCAAACGAACCCCTGCCGTCAAAGACCACAATGTCGCCGCGCCGGATGGGTTCGGTGTGGAAGTCTGTCCTGGAAACCAGAATGCGGTCCCCGTCCGCAAGGACGGGCTCCATGGATTCGGACGGAATGTAATACACATCCAGCCACAGGGAACGGACCAGCCCGCTGATAACCACGGCGAGGAGAAGTGCCAGGAACACAAAACGCCAGCCCATTCTTCTGGGCTGGCGTTTTGTCTGGTCCATGATCCGTATTCCTGGGGCGCTGTTGCGAAGGGCTCCGGCGCTGGCCTGGTACGGCTGGGGCCTGCTTTGTAGGTCCCTGAGGGACTTACTTCTTGGGCTGGAAGTCGCGCTTTTCCTTGATCTTCGCAGCCTTGCCGCGCAGGTCGCGCATGTAGTACAGCTTCGCGCGGCGCACATCACCCTTGGAGACGACCTCGATCTTGTCGATGATCGGGGAGTGCACCGGGAAGGTACGCTCCACACCGACGCCGAAGGAGACCTTGCGGATGGTGAAGGTTTCGCGAAGACCGTCGCCGTGGCGGCCCAGGACGAAGCCCTGGAATACCTGGACGCGGGAGTTCTTGCCTTCGATGATGTTCACGTGAACCTTGAGGGTGTCACCCGCGCGGAAGACCGGAACATCGGTGCGCAGCGAGGCTGCATCTACTGAATCGAGAATATGCATGATTGCACTCCTGGTGAACGCCACAGGTCATTCACTTTGGGTAACGGCGGGCAAGCCCGGAAACACCGGAAATTACCGCCGAAAGTTAAGTGGGTCCGGTTCCTTCACTGATTGAAGATCCCGGGGTGTCCAGCTGTTGGTTGCGCTCCCCCTGTGGCAGGTGCGGACCCAGCAGACACAAAGACTAATTTTGCCACACTCGCAGGCGCACAGCGAATCGCCGTAGACCGCCGACGCGCCGGTTCAGGCTGAGGCGTCGGTTCCGTTGTCCTGGCTGGTACCGGCCTGCCGCCGCGCCCGGAGGTGACCGTCGACGACGTCGTACCCGAGGTCGCCGAAAGCCGTACGGTCGGCACGTGGCAGCTTCCCGGCGTCGAACGCTTCCAGCAGGTCCGGGCGGCGTTCCGCCGTCCGCCGGTACTGCTCGTGGCGGCGCCACTGCGCGATCTTCCCGTGGTTGCCGCTCAGCAGCACTGCAGGGACTTCCCGGTCCCGCCAGCTGGAGGGTTTGGTGTACACGGGGTATTCGAGCAGCCCATCCGAATGCGACTCCTCCACCAGGGAATCAGGGTTGCCCACCACGCCGGGCAGCAGCCTGCCGATGGCTTCGACCATGGCCAAAACGGCCACTTCGCCGCCGTTCAACACGTAGTCGCCAAGGCTCATGGGACGCACCGTGAAGTGCTCTTCCGCCCACTCGATGACACGCTCGTCGATACCCTCGTAGCGGCCGCAGGCAAAAACGAGCTGCTCCTCTTCGGCGAGCTCATAGGCCAGGGCTTGGTTGAAGCGCTCCCCTGCCGGTGATGGGACGATCAACACCGGCTTGGCGGGCTTGCCCTCCGTGGTCTCGGCCCCCGCTGTGGCTCCACCGGCTGCGGCGACAGCAGCCAGCGCCTGCGCCCACGGCTCGGGCTTCATCACCATGCCGGCGCCGCCGCCGTATGGGGTGTCGTCCACAGAACGGTGCTTGTCCGTGGTGAAATCACGCAGGTCATGGACGCGCAGGTCCAGCAGGCCGTCCTGGCGGGCCTTGCCGATGAGCGAGAGTTCCAGGGGCGCCAGGTACTCCGGAAAGATACTGACGACGTCGATTCTCATCTAGGCGTTT
It contains:
- a CDS encoding ribonuclease HII encodes the protein MRHERTFKAQGARYLAGVDEVGRGALAGPVSVGIAVVDLHSQKPLAGVRDSKLLSPAERERLEPLVRRWSVASAVGHASAREIDELGIIAALRLAGTRAWQDILAAGVSPDVVLLDGSHNWLSPAGQPSLFDAPPTDFACLAPVHTKIKADMQCLSVAAASVIAKVERDQQMRGLHSEYPDFGWDINKGYATANHRDALRAAGATPYHRVSWNLLGGEL
- the lepB gene encoding signal peptidase I; its protein translation is MIADGVIPRAGAFDAADSGADGSPSAPQSGRRSAAPGTGPAAPSPVFIWLKEVATVVVIAVVLSFLIKTFLFRAFYIPSESMVSTLDVNDRIFVNLLVPEPFSLSRGDVVVFRDTKGWLSTAPDEPTGPFTWVQDGLTFVGLLPDNSEQHLVKRVIGLPGDAVICCDDGGKLTINGSPIDETYVNGAEEPQIRAFDVVVPEGKIWVMGDNRNHSADSRSHLESNGGFVDLVDVEGKAAVIAWPLNRISVLDNYPAVFRNVPAGG
- the lepB gene encoding signal peptidase I, coding for MDQTKRQPRRMGWRFVFLALLLAVVISGLVRSLWLDVYYIPSESMEPVLADGDRILVSRTDFHTEPIRRGDIVVFDGRGSFAPLNSGKGPLLDSVATAGQWLGLAGSDTTYVKRVIGLPGDTVVCCDTQGEITVNSEALDEPYLFDGDRPSTQVFSAVVPEGRLWLLGDHRSASADSRSLLGAPGGGMVPKDRVIGRPVQIVWPLDRFAAVPRPPAAGSTTEDGQ
- the rplS gene encoding 50S ribosomal protein L19 — protein: MHILDSVDAASLRTDVPVFRAGDTLKVHVNIIEGKNSRVQVFQGFVLGRHGDGLRETFTIRKVSFGVGVERTFPVHSPIIDKIEVVSKGDVRRAKLYYMRDLRGKAAKIKEKRDFQPKK
- the trmD gene encoding tRNA (guanosine(37)-N1)-methyltransferase TrmD — encoded protein: MRIDVVSIFPEYLAPLELSLIGKARQDGLLDLRVHDLRDFTTDKHRSVDDTPYGGGAGMVMKPEPWAQALAAVAAAGGATAGAETTEGKPAKPVLIVPSPAGERFNQALAYELAEEEQLVFACGRYEGIDERVIEWAEEHFTVRPMSLGDYVLNGGEVAVLAMVEAIGRLLPGVVGNPDSLVEESHSDGLLEYPVYTKPSSWRDREVPAVLLSGNHGKIAQWRRHEQYRRTAERRPDLLEAFDAGKLPRADRTAFGDLGYDVVDGHLRARRQAGTSQDNGTDASA